DNA from Triticum aestivum cultivar Chinese Spring chromosome 7D, IWGSC CS RefSeq v2.1, whole genome shotgun sequence:
TTTAGGTCGTTAAAGAAGTCCCTGTTCTTGCTGGGGTTTGCGCTACCGATCCATTTCGTAGAATGGATTACTTTCTTAAACAACTAGAAGCCATTGGATTTTGTGGTGTCCAAAATTTCCCTACGGTTGGTCTGTTTGATGGGAACTTCAGACAGAACTTGGAAGAAACTGGAATGGGCTACAGGTATCGATTCACCACATCCTTATTTTTCAGATACATGTTCTATCCATGCCATGAACATATAATGCGCAGATGAAAAATTCCGTACTGAATTTTGGATATAGTTTCTGTTTCAGTGACTTCATGATGGTTAGTTTTCGTTATTTATTTTTCCGCTGAGGGGAAGATTTGCATGTCTGAATTCTGAAATCGTGCTAACTTCCGCATTTGAGTGCGTGTTCAAGGAGATTATGTTAAACTGATCTTGATCTTTTGCCAGCATGGAAGTGGAGATGATCTCAAGGGCTCACAGCATGGGTTTCCTGACGACCCCGTATGCTTTCAACCCAGAAGAAGGCGCTGCCATGGCCAAGGCTGGAGCGCACATCGTAGTCGCGCATATGGGCCTCACAACAGCTGGGTCGATCGGCGCAAAGACGGCCGCCACTTTAGATGACAGCGTTGCCCGGGTTCAAGCCATTGCCGATGCCGCAGTCGGCGTTAACCCTGACATCATTGTTCTCTGCCATGGAGGTAAGCAAGCAGTCTCTGCTTTATGCAGGCCTCAAGTAACAGATATGGTGTCTTGATAAATCATGTGATTCTGATGCACAATTCCACCATCAGGTCCCATATCAGGGCCCCGAGAGGCGGAGTTTGTCCTGAAGAACACGAACCGGGTCCATGGATTCTACGGCGCCTCGAGCATGGAAAGGCTGCCGGTTGAGCAGGCCATCACAAACACCATGAGGGAGTACAAACGCATGTCTCTGAAATGAGGTTCGGTGGCTTTACCAGGTGGGCGGATGAAGCACGCCCGGTGCTCGTCAGGTTGTTGTCACATGTAAATTGTTACTGAAGGTGCCTTGTGCGTTTGAACATATAATAAAAGATATCGACGAAATTATAGGGTGTGTGATGTGGCATGCCATCTCGCTGGCCCAGGCGGTCATGCATTACAGGATGCCCATCAATGAGATATGATCTTATGTTAAAAAAAAGAATGAGATGATTTTTTCCAGGCGGTCATACATTACAGGATGCCCATCAATGTTTTTCACTAACCCAGTTAACCGAATAACCTTTTGCCCTTCCTTAGACCGGCTAATGAGCCCATGTGCTTCATGCTAAACAAAACCGCTCCAATAACATTGGGTAATAAGCAGCTATGAGAAGCTCTACCCTAAAAGCAATAAAAATACGAGAGGCTCCCATAAGTCCAGGAATTCCGTACTCGGGCACACATAAAAGCAACAACATGACAGAACGCGCGACACGGATACTACACAAAGAGCGTACCCTCAATTTGAAATAACAAGCCTACAGAAACAGTCAAGGACGCCCAGGTCTAAAGCTTCTGGATTAATAATTCGTCAACTGTCGAACTACGACCAATGCTACGTGCTAGTACATCAGAGAAAGCATACATCATATTGCTGGCTAATCCCACAATGTTATCATCTGGACTGTAGCTATAAAGGATAATCTTAGGTATTTCTTGTAGGAGCAGACCTGACATGGATATTAGGCATACTAAGGCGAACTACCATTACATTTGTACATATTGTCAGAGGCAAGTAAGACCTTTCAGCGGCGTTCAAGAGGCAAGCAACATGTCACCACCCAGTTCATCAATGGCTTTGTCGAGCTTGGACAGCATATCTAGGGGAAGCAAGAGTGCTTGATCAATACAAGTGTGTGAAACGAGGTTTAGTTAACATAAATAATTCCTCGCAAAAAAAGTTAACATAAATAAAAATACATGGAATTTTCCAAATTGGCATGTGTCAGTAACAGCCTAAGAAAGGCAGTTATTTATCAAGCATACTACTGTGCAAGAATATTCCCATGGGAAGAGGGAGAGAAAGCATACCATGAAAAGAGTCGTCCCCCACATATGTCTACAGCAGTAAAAGTAAAACAGAACATGTTAGGCATACAAGTTGGTCTGGAGGCTTGAAGAACAACCAAGGCAGAACAATTTTGACAAGCAACATACCTCTATCCCTGCCAAAATATCACGTGTTACGTCACTAACATCAATCTCTTTACCAGCACCCTTTCCTTTATCAGCAACCGAATTTCCACCAGCAGCTGCAGTAGCAACAAGCATTGCTGACAGGTCAGAAAAAGATGGAATGAAACCATCACAAAAAAAAGTAGCAATGTAATAAAATTATCTGTACCATCAAGCCGAGTGTCCAGTATGTAGGCCTGCAAAATTTGCAAATATTAAGAAAACCTCCTTAGAGACCACTTGTGGGATTTACAAATAACCAAGCATTACCTTTTCAGGAGCATGATCAGTTATAGTTGCTGGAAAGGGTCCTCCATCTGTGTTATATGTGTGAACAGTTATTGATAATAGACCAGCAAAAATCAAAATGAAGATATTTGTGGTTTCAATGTCAATTTATCCTATCATGATTTGCCGACCTCTCTCAATTTTAACTGAACCAGAGTAACCCTCAGCGAAACCAGAGTAGCCCTCAGGGAAGCCAGAGTAACCCTCGGGAAAACCAGAGTAGATGCTATTGATATTTGTAGCAATGGGAGATTGAAGAACAGGCTGATCTGGTTCCATGTGGTAGCCAACAGCAGGTGCATCTGTCCTGTGATCAGAAGTTGGCTCCTCAAAGCTTACCGCTTCATCAGGCCTAGGCATAGAATATAATGTTAGCAAAGGAAGTATTCCCGCAAGCTACAGACGTGATCATTTTCTTTACTTATTACCTGTATTGAAGTCCATTAGAAGGAATATAGTCGCTTCCAGATGGCATGATATCCATGGTGTTGCTTGAGAGTTCCTTTAAAGTCCATCAAACAAATGCATTTAGTGTTTGAGAGAACATAATACTTTACAAAGTGAAAGCAAAATCATGCCTAATACAGTAATACTCATTTTTACTTGCTCTATCACTCTTACGAAAATCTAAGCTAACACAATAGTAAATATTATTACTGGACTCCCATGTAAGCAAACTTGCACCAATGCATTCTAAATTGGGCAGAGATAGTAACTAGCACCACTGTTATGGCATAAGTAAAGTACCACACAACAAAGTGATCAACAAATGTAAGCGAAATTCAGTAACACGTAGTCAGTATGTGAAAATCTGAAAATCATCCTAAATAGTCTTATCCAGTCCATTATGGTACTCCTGTTCACACATTAAAGCAGGTAAGCAGGGAGGCGCTGTCTACCATCGATAAAAAAAATCCTTCAAGAAAAGTGCAAATTAAATACTTAAGAAATGGTCGTGAGTATTTTCAAGGTTGTTGATCAACCTCTACTAGTATTTTATTTATTGTGAATCTAAAACTGCTTCAGATTTTTTTTATGTACAAGATAAAACATGTTTATCTTATACAGTAAGTTCACATGCAGAATAAGCACATAAAATGAAAAGGTGTCACAACACTACAACAGTACTACAAAAAGCAGTCAACAGTACTACACTATTAGCAAGCCACTGGATACAGAGACAGAAATCATAAAACACAACAGAGCATTCCAATGAACACAAATACAAGAAAGAAGTTTGTATGAATGGCATGCGGAATTGTCTCCAGAGACCTACATAACTGTGCTGAGCCACATATGAACAGCATCTGAAGATAACAGAAGGATAGAAAATTGCACCTTCACACTATTCAAGAATGATTCTGCATCACTGAGACGAGGGAAACGTACAGCAAACTTCTGGACCTGCAGAGAAATCGGTGGTATATAAATTTTGCCAATAGAAATGTGTTCATATAAGTAATTTTGCGTGTAGAAACATCCATGTGAGCAATTTGCAACAAAGAAATTCCTTTTCATTCAACTAATCAGTCATCAGAATCACATTTAGCGATGCAAGGAAACATGCCTGTTTGGACCTATCACAAAAGCTCACGAACACCACCCTGCTCCCTCTAACTGGGCACTCTGTCACGCATGCAACCTGTGGCCATGAGAAGTTGAGGATAGACACATAGTGCTCCTCCTGTGCCATGAAAATAGACCTCAGCATTGAGTTGTTCGGACAGAAAAGAGAATGTATGACGAAGCAGAAATAAACATTGTGTTCAAGATCGCATCATATCCTCATTTCTCCAACCTCCATAACTTCTATCAAATAATATTAGATCAAGAATTGTAAAAAATTAATTATAGCAGTGGGAGAATTTGTGGGCAGATGAGCAGTACTAGGTATGAACACAAATCGTCAATACCACATGCAACCATGAAATTGTTCATCCGACACAATTCAGTTCAAACTTTCAACTCAAGGAATTTCAAGGGTTGCCCCTTGTATACATTATTAGGGACCATAATGCAATGAATGTCAATCTTGCTCTGACCAAAGCCCATAAATGATTCAAGGTAGTATGTGTTTTCCTCCACGTGTAGCAGTTCGGTGACATGAAAGTGAGAACTACTGGGTAACACCCATGCAGAGAGTTCTTCCACCTTTGGTGGCCTTCCACTCGCATCACCTTTCTACCATTGTGGAGTaattcattgtttccaatagaacTATAAGATGCAGCACATTTGTAGGTTTCCGTCTAGAATCAAAAGGTCCTAAACTAAAATAGTAAAACTGATGCACAACGAATATAATTGCGCATAATACAATGATCGATGCAGTTATACAAAAATATGACGAAAAACTATACTACATGAAAGGATGCAGCATCATGGTTGGCTACAACAAAATAAACA
Protein-coding regions in this window:
- the LOC123166151 gene encoding protein POOR HOMOLOGOUS SYNAPSIS 1, with the translated sequence MAGAGGRSRERLTSRAEEAAWGKRRRQRWEVEFARYFAKPRRAPSTPPPPGLRYISRGKQLHQGTWLLAASPAALCISRPTHSFAARVLTVSIGDVVYEEHYVSILNFSWPQVACVTECPVRGSRVVFVSFCDRSKQVQKFAVRFPRLSDAESFLNSVKELSSNTMDIMPSGSDYIPSNGLQYRPDEAVSFEEPTSDHRTDAPAVGYHMEPDQPVLQSPIATNINSIYSGFPEGYSGFPEGYSGFAEGYSGSVKIERDGGPFPATITDHAPEKAYILDTRLDAAGGNSVADKGKGAGKEIDVSDVTRDILAGIETYVGDDSFHDMLSKLDKAIDELGGDMLLAS